In the genome of Neodiprion pinetum isolate iyNeoPine1 chromosome 2, iyNeoPine1.2, whole genome shotgun sequence, one region contains:
- the LOC124213009 gene encoding uncharacterized protein, whose product MATCTNTVAMGLDANQSSKENTENGNIGNIALPANDTAAENLSEPSRCFVCDVKVQGRYYALATCRTQSSRARVIEKLGELVGERYMVVISEDDLICRGCANLMNTLDRLENEMRGVKDVILRFLERKYSLEEGELLGSSETVKPCQPPQITKSHTQNGSGYHGRKRAAVSAVDVSSDGGKQKKSNNVWMQCDKCRYTTRYNAFMVHHIRQHIKQRITCDKCGVQIKNQQSFHLCKEQEFKNESVDVPEIQNNVKEPVVESFATSTIALPNCEKDEHISIVIPQSDHQLEDESKKETVQLIRLSSPDHLDLQNMVTSGDVNMTGHEVYVRVLQHVEDEHGNPQVAVESNSNAGMVVSVKEGSGKQMLTLAEDGSLEMVEVTSWDDVHSSQSDPDLPF is encoded by the exons ATGGCTACATGCACCAACACAGTAGCAATGGGCTTAGATGCGAATCAATCGAGCAAAGAGAACACGGAAAACGGTAACATTGGAAACATTGCACTGCCAGCAAATGACACAGCAGCTGAAAATTTGTCTGAACCATCTCGATGCTTTGTATGCGACGTAAAAGTTCAAGGCCGTTATTACGCTTTGGCCACTTGTCGAACTCAAAGCAGCAGAGCTCGCGTTATAGAGAAATTAGGCGAGCTTGTTGGCGAGAG ATATATGGTTGTCATCTCAGAAGATGACCTGATATGCAGAGGATGTGCCAATCTGATGAATACTCTCGATAGACTTGAGAATGAAATGCGGGGTGTAAAAGATGTGATTTTGCGCTTCCTAGAACGCAAATATTCATTGGAGGAAGGAGAACTTCTGGGCAGCAGTGAAACGGTTAAACCTTGCCAGCCACCGCAGATCACTAAGAGCCATACCCAAAATGGGAGTGGTTATCACGGACGGAAAAGAGCAGCTGTTAGTGCTGTGGATGTATCCTCCGACGGaggaaagcaaaaaaaatctaacaATGTTTGGATGCAATGTGACAAATGTCGATACACAACTCGGTACAACGCATTTATGGTCCATCACATTCGACAACATATTAAACAGCGTATTACGTGCGACAAATGTGgtgtacaaataaaaaatcagcaaagTTTTCATCTCTGCAAAGAGcaagaattcaaaaatgaaagtGTTGATGTGCCAGAGATCCAAAATAATGTGAAGG AGCCTGTGGTGGAGAGTTTTGCAACAAGTACAATTGCGCTCCCAAATTGTGAAAAAGATGAACATATATCAATTGTCATCCCGCAATCGGATCATCAATTGGAAGATGAATCAAAAAAGGAAACTGTGCAGCTTATCCGACTGTCAAGTCCTGATCATCTTGATCTGCAAAATATGGTTACTTCAG gAGATGTAAATATGACTGGACACGAGGTGTACGTACGAGTATTACAGCATGTTGAAGATGAACATGGGAACCCTCAGGTGGCTGTCGAATCTAACAGTAACGCGGGCATGGTTGTGAGTGTAAAGGAGGGGTCCGGCAAACAGATGCTAACTTTAGCAGAGGACGGTAGTTTAGAAATGGTTGAAGTTACTTCGTGGGATGACGTTCATTCTTCCCAATCCGATCCAGACTTGCCATTTTAA